In one Acipenser ruthenus chromosome 10, fAciRut3.2 maternal haplotype, whole genome shotgun sequence genomic region, the following are encoded:
- the LOC117406379 gene encoding retinol dehydrogenase 16-like isoform X3 encodes MSEEFQSATINMPFVSHQVILGTIFFCILLWFIRDGLRVKDVEQKHVFVTGCDTGFGNLLARQLDQRGFNVIASCLTDKGGQDLQAASSPKLKTILLNVTDSQSIEKAVRFVQAEVGDKGLWGLVNNAGRATPIGPTEWMEKEDFNKVLDVNLIGLIEITLKFLPLIKKARGRVVNVASVMGRLAFVGGGYCLSKWGVESFSDSLRRDMQYFGIKVSIIEPGFFKTGVTSLAVIEKDLQRLWDRLSPEVRDSYGVQYFDKSPAVFLLFRSESSESLDEHYLQL; translated from the exons ATGTCGGAAGAATTTCAGAGTGCCACAATTAATATG CCATTTGTATCACACCAAGTCATTTTGGGAACCATTTTTTTCTGCATTCTTTTGTGGTTCATTAGAGATGGTCTGAGAGTAAAAGATGTTGAGCAGAAGCATGTCTTTGTCACGGGATGTGATACCGGTTTTGGAAACCTGCTGGCAAGGCAGCTTGACCAGAGAGGGTTCAATGTCATAGCCTCGTGTCTGACAGACAAGGGAGGACAAGATCTACAAGCAGCAAGCTCCCCCAAACTGAAGACAATCCTGCTCAATGTTACAGACAGCCAAAGCATTGAGAAAGCTGTGCGGTTTGTACAGGCTGAGGTTGGAGATAAAG GTCTCTGGGGCCTGGTGAACAATGCTGGAAGAGCTACACCAATTGGACCAACAGAATGGATGGAAAAGGAAGATTTTAATAAAGTTCTTGATGTTAATCTCATAGGACTGATTGAGATCACCCTGAAGTTCCTTCCACTGATAAAGAAAGCCAGAGGCCGGGTTGTGAATGTTGCCAGTGTAATGGGCAGGTTGGCCTTTGTTGGTGGAGGTTACTGTTTATCTAAGTGGGGCGTGGAGTCTTTCTCAGACAGCTTGAG GAGGGACATGCAGTATTTTGGTATCAAAGTCAGTATAATTGAGCCTGGCTTCTTTAAGACTGGTGTTACAAGTTTAGCAGTAATAGAGAAGGACCTGCAAAGACTTTGGGACCGCCTCTCTCCCGAGGTCAGGGACTCCTATGGAGTACAATATTTTGACAAGT CACCAGCTGTTTTCCTACTATTTAG ATCTGAAAGCTCAGAGTCTCTCGATGAACACTATTTGCAGCTCTGA
- the LOC117406379 gene encoding retinol dehydrogenase 7-like isoform X1, which translates to MSEEFQSATINMPFVSHQVILGTIFFCILLWFIRDGLRVKDVEQKHVFVTGCDTGFGNLLARQLDQRGFNVIASCLTDKGGQDLQAASSPKLKTILLNVTDSQSIEKAVRFVQAEVGDKGLWGLVNNAGRATPIGPTEWMEKEDFNKVLDVNLIGLIEITLKFLPLIKKARGRVVNVASVMGRLAFVGGGYCLSKWGVESFSDSLRRDMQYFGIKVSIIEPGFFKTGVTSLAVIEKDLQRLWDRLSPEVRDSYGVQYFDKYLKAQSLSMNTICSSDISKVTNCMEHALIAKYPRTRYGAGWDAKFFWLPLSYVPSFIADFMLSALLPTPDASRQELCWC; encoded by the exons ATGTCGGAAGAATTTCAGAGTGCCACAATTAATATG CCATTTGTATCACACCAAGTCATTTTGGGAACCATTTTTTTCTGCATTCTTTTGTGGTTCATTAGAGATGGTCTGAGAGTAAAAGATGTTGAGCAGAAGCATGTCTTTGTCACGGGATGTGATACCGGTTTTGGAAACCTGCTGGCAAGGCAGCTTGACCAGAGAGGGTTCAATGTCATAGCCTCGTGTCTGACAGACAAGGGAGGACAAGATCTACAAGCAGCAAGCTCCCCCAAACTGAAGACAATCCTGCTCAATGTTACAGACAGCCAAAGCATTGAGAAAGCTGTGCGGTTTGTACAGGCTGAGGTTGGAGATAAAG GTCTCTGGGGCCTGGTGAACAATGCTGGAAGAGCTACACCAATTGGACCAACAGAATGGATGGAAAAGGAAGATTTTAATAAAGTTCTTGATGTTAATCTCATAGGACTGATTGAGATCACCCTGAAGTTCCTTCCACTGATAAAGAAAGCCAGAGGCCGGGTTGTGAATGTTGCCAGTGTAATGGGCAGGTTGGCCTTTGTTGGTGGAGGTTACTGTTTATCTAAGTGGGGCGTGGAGTCTTTCTCAGACAGCTTGAG GAGGGACATGCAGTATTTTGGTATCAAAGTCAGTATAATTGAGCCTGGCTTCTTTAAGACTGGTGTTACAAGTTTAGCAGTAATAGAGAAGGACCTGCAAAGACTTTGGGACCGCCTCTCTCCCGAGGTCAGGGACTCCTATGGAGTACAATATTTTGACAAGT ATCTGAAAGCTCAGAGTCTCTCGATGAACACTATTTGCAGCTCTGATATCTCGAAGGTCACAAACTGCATGGAGCACGCCTTGATAGCAAAGTACCCCAGGACTCGCTATGGAGCAGGATGGGATGCGAAGTTCTTCTGGCTGCCTCTCTCCTATGTGCCATCATTCATAGCAGATTTCATGTTAAGTGCCCTTCTGCCAACTCCTGACGCCAGCAGGCAAGAG
- the LOC117406379 gene encoding retinol dehydrogenase 7-like isoform X2 translates to MQQKTPFVSHQVILGTIFFCILLWFIRDGLRVKDVEQKHVFVTGCDTGFGNLLARQLDQRGFNVIASCLTDKGGQDLQAASSPKLKTILLNVTDSQSIEKAVRFVQAEVGDKGLWGLVNNAGRATPIGPTEWMEKEDFNKVLDVNLIGLIEITLKFLPLIKKARGRVVNVASVMGRLAFVGGGYCLSKWGVESFSDSLRRDMQYFGIKVSIIEPGFFKTGVTSLAVIEKDLQRLWDRLSPEVRDSYGVQYFDKYLKAQSLSMNTICSSDISKVTNCMEHALIAKYPRTRYGAGWDAKFFWLPLSYVPSFIADFMLSALLPTPDASRQELCWC, encoded by the exons ATGCAACAGAAGACA CCATTTGTATCACACCAAGTCATTTTGGGAACCATTTTTTTCTGCATTCTTTTGTGGTTCATTAGAGATGGTCTGAGAGTAAAAGATGTTGAGCAGAAGCATGTCTTTGTCACGGGATGTGATACCGGTTTTGGAAACCTGCTGGCAAGGCAGCTTGACCAGAGAGGGTTCAATGTCATAGCCTCGTGTCTGACAGACAAGGGAGGACAAGATCTACAAGCAGCAAGCTCCCCCAAACTGAAGACAATCCTGCTCAATGTTACAGACAGCCAAAGCATTGAGAAAGCTGTGCGGTTTGTACAGGCTGAGGTTGGAGATAAAG GTCTCTGGGGCCTGGTGAACAATGCTGGAAGAGCTACACCAATTGGACCAACAGAATGGATGGAAAAGGAAGATTTTAATAAAGTTCTTGATGTTAATCTCATAGGACTGATTGAGATCACCCTGAAGTTCCTTCCACTGATAAAGAAAGCCAGAGGCCGGGTTGTGAATGTTGCCAGTGTAATGGGCAGGTTGGCCTTTGTTGGTGGAGGTTACTGTTTATCTAAGTGGGGCGTGGAGTCTTTCTCAGACAGCTTGAG GAGGGACATGCAGTATTTTGGTATCAAAGTCAGTATAATTGAGCCTGGCTTCTTTAAGACTGGTGTTACAAGTTTAGCAGTAATAGAGAAGGACCTGCAAAGACTTTGGGACCGCCTCTCTCCCGAGGTCAGGGACTCCTATGGAGTACAATATTTTGACAAGT ATCTGAAAGCTCAGAGTCTCTCGATGAACACTATTTGCAGCTCTGATATCTCGAAGGTCACAAACTGCATGGAGCACGCCTTGATAGCAAAGTACCCCAGGACTCGCTATGGAGCAGGATGGGATGCGAAGTTCTTCTGGCTGCCTCTCTCCTATGTGCCATCATTCATAGCAGATTTCATGTTAAGTGCCCTTCTGCCAACTCCTGACGCCAGCAGGCAAGAG